One part of the Rhodococcus oxybenzonivorans genome encodes these proteins:
- a CDS encoding AAA family ATPase encodes MGITVRETHTAYVVMVDDVVYKAKKPIRTAFLDFSTADKRRSACDREVELNRRLCPDVYLGVAELADPTGGPAEPLVKMRRMPDNRRLATIVVRGDESPAQLDEIADVIARFHERGVRGRDIDEDATRDAVAARWRANVTEAMGYQPRALAKVEVDEIDRRARQYLAGREPVFTERIECGRIVDGHADLLADDIFCLPDGPRILDCLDFDDHLRHIDGLDDAACLAMDLEYLGRAELAEAFVRRYCACAADDPPPTLIDHYVAYRAFMRAKVACLRYTQGSTEALVDARGHTQLALRHLRSGAVRLALIGGLPGTGKSTLSRAVAERVGATVLSSDLVRKELAGVGPHVSCADEYGHGLYSGSMTEDTYTELLRRAARLLSRGCSVVLDASWTDPRLRQWATSTARKEHSDLVEIECVAPRSVAVERIRTRPHGNSDATAEIYDAMAQRITHPPLATPIDTNTDLGDAVDAVRALWDATEGWRNY; translated from the coding sequence ATGGGAATTACCGTTCGAGAAACGCACACGGCGTATGTCGTCATGGTCGACGACGTGGTGTACAAGGCCAAAAAGCCCATCCGAACTGCGTTTCTGGATTTCAGCACGGCGGACAAGCGCCGGTCGGCATGTGACCGCGAGGTCGAACTGAATCGCCGTCTGTGTCCCGATGTGTATCTCGGTGTCGCCGAACTCGCCGATCCGACCGGTGGCCCGGCCGAACCGCTCGTCAAGATGCGGCGGATGCCGGACAACCGCCGGCTCGCCACGATCGTTGTCCGTGGTGACGAATCGCCGGCGCAGCTCGACGAGATCGCCGACGTGATCGCTCGGTTCCACGAGCGCGGGGTCCGCGGCCGCGACATCGACGAAGATGCCACGCGCGACGCCGTCGCGGCGCGGTGGCGGGCCAACGTCACCGAGGCGATGGGGTATCAGCCGCGGGCGCTTGCGAAGGTGGAGGTGGACGAGATCGATCGGCGCGCACGCCAGTATCTGGCGGGGCGTGAGCCGGTTTTCACCGAGCGGATCGAGTGCGGGCGGATCGTCGACGGCCACGCCGACCTCCTGGCAGATGACATTTTCTGCCTGCCGGACGGTCCCCGGATCCTCGACTGCCTCGACTTCGACGACCACCTGCGCCACATCGACGGCCTCGATGACGCAGCGTGTCTGGCCATGGATCTCGAGTACCTCGGCCGCGCGGAACTCGCGGAGGCCTTCGTGCGCCGCTACTGCGCGTGCGCCGCGGACGACCCGCCCCCCACGCTCATCGACCACTACGTCGCGTATCGCGCATTCATGCGCGCGAAAGTGGCCTGTCTGCGCTACACCCAGGGTTCGACGGAGGCACTGGTGGACGCACGCGGCCACACCCAACTCGCTCTGCGTCATCTGCGTTCGGGCGCGGTGCGGCTTGCCCTGATCGGTGGACTTCCCGGAACCGGGAAGTCCACGCTCTCGCGTGCGGTGGCGGAGCGAGTGGGTGCCACTGTCCTGTCCAGCGACCTCGTACGCAAGGAGCTGGCGGGCGTCGGCCCGCACGTATCGTGTGCCGACGAGTACGGGCACGGCCTCTACAGCGGCTCGATGACCGAGGACACGTACACCGAATTACTCAGGCGCGCGGCCCGATTGCTCTCCCGCGGGTGTTCGGTGGTGCTCGATGCCTCGTGGACGGACCCGCGGCTGCGTCAGTGGGCCACCTCGACCGCCCGCAAGGAGCACAGCGACTTGGTCGAGATCGAATGCGTCGCGCCTCGCTCCGTCGCCGTGGAACGGATCCGCACCCGCCCGCACGGCAATTCCGATGCCACCGCAGAAATTTACGACGCAATGGCGCAGCGGATTACGCACCCTCCGTTGGCCACCCCGATCGACACGAACACCGATCTCGGTGACGCGGTGGACGCGGTCCGAGCCCTCTGGGATGCCACGGAGGGATGGCGCAACTACTGA
- a CDS encoding GNAT family N-acetyltransferase, with translation METAVPQVRADVTVRRLFADDHDAVRRLHERLDEHDHYMRFFAVRPAHLAELAESLCRQDPAHYALGAFVGDTLVGVANYVSLDADADAAPSVVEFALVVDHAYRMHGIGTALLTRLVQHARACGIEQMSAEVLTENASVLALIRYQGWGSALRRDGDEMHLDIDVGES, from the coding sequence ATGGAGACCGCAGTACCCCAGGTCAGAGCGGACGTGACGGTACGCCGCTTGTTTGCCGATGATCACGACGCGGTGCGCCGCCTGCACGAGCGGCTCGACGAGCACGACCACTACATGCGGTTTTTCGCCGTGCGTCCCGCGCACCTCGCCGAGCTCGCGGAATCGCTCTGCCGGCAGGATCCTGCACATTATGCGTTGGGCGCGTTCGTCGGCGATACGCTCGTCGGTGTCGCCAATTATGTCTCTCTCGATGCCGACGCCGATGCCGCGCCCTCGGTGGTCGAGTTCGCTCTCGTCGTCGACCACGCTTACCGGATGCACGGAATCGGGACGGCATTATTGACCCGGCTGGTGCAGCACGCGAGGGCATGTGGAATCGAGCAGATGAGTGCCGAGGTTCTGACAGAGAACGCGTCCGTACTTGCTCTGATCCGCTACCAGGGCTGGGGATCTGCGTTGCGGCGCGACGGTGACGAAATGCACCTGGACATCGACGTGGGTGAGTCGTGA
- a CDS encoding dsRBD fold-containing protein encodes MHERKWSVEIVIDEHDSGETGSRTRAQARLRTHDKTALIGVGTARRNPKDTEIPEIGDELAAARALADLSHQLIEATVADLEAATREHIHLEA; translated from the coding sequence ATGCACGAGAGGAAATGGTCGGTCGAAATCGTGATCGACGAACATGATTCAGGTGAGACCGGATCCCGCACCCGGGCACAAGCGCGGTTGCGGACCCATGACAAGACCGCATTGATCGGTGTCGGGACGGCCCGGCGCAATCCGAAGGACACCGAGATTCCCGAGATCGGTGACGAGCTCGCCGCAGCCCGTGCGCTGGCCGACCTCTCGCACCAACTCATCGAAGCGACGGTGGCAGATCTCGAGGCCGCGACGCGCGAGCACATCCATCTCGAGGCCTGA
- a CDS encoding 4Fe-4S dicluster domain-containing protein, which translates to MTSTPAEHRDSVLDRRGVDQMIDVLRGRGYRVVGPTVRDSAIVLEELESGAQLPAGWGVTTGPGTYRLRRRDDDAVFGHSSGPQSWKQYLHPPRQQLWSAESDGTFHPPVEDDTPYAFVGVRGCDLAAIAVLRRVLCPDPDADSATARRFRSLFVVAAHCTEPGGVCFCTSMGTGPAAGPGYDLALTERVDSQGHRFLVEVGTDAGADVLADINRSPAAATDIDEARAAVSAAAGRMGRTMPQVNLRDLLADARSEDVWDEVSNRCLTCGNCTMVCPTCFCTTSEDITDLTGEHAERWEHWSSCFELDYSELHGGTVRTSGQSRYRQWMSHKLGTWFDQFGSSGCVGCGRCIDWCPVGIDITEEAARLVQTLPPYRPDDAREQR; encoded by the coding sequence ATGACCAGCACTCCGGCAGAACATCGTGACAGCGTCCTGGACCGTCGGGGTGTCGACCAGATGATCGACGTCCTCCGGGGGCGCGGCTACCGTGTGGTCGGTCCCACGGTGCGCGACAGTGCCATCGTCCTCGAGGAACTCGAGTCGGGCGCTCAACTGCCAGCGGGTTGGGGTGTGACGACCGGGCCCGGCACGTACCGGCTGCGTCGACGCGACGACGACGCGGTCTTCGGGCACTCGTCCGGCCCCCAGTCGTGGAAGCAGTACCTGCATCCGCCCCGACAGCAGTTGTGGTCGGCGGAATCCGACGGCACCTTCCACCCCCCTGTCGAGGACGACACCCCCTATGCGTTCGTCGGCGTCCGCGGCTGCGACCTGGCGGCGATCGCCGTACTGCGCCGGGTTCTGTGCCCGGATCCGGACGCGGACAGCGCGACCGCCCGCCGCTTCCGATCCCTGTTCGTCGTCGCCGCCCATTGCACCGAGCCCGGCGGCGTGTGCTTCTGCACCTCCATGGGCACCGGTCCGGCAGCCGGCCCCGGCTACGACCTCGCGTTGACCGAACGCGTCGACTCGCAAGGCCATCGGTTCCTCGTCGAGGTCGGCACCGACGCCGGAGCCGATGTACTCGCCGACATCAACCGAAGCCCCGCTGCCGCCACGGACATCGACGAAGCCCGAGCGGCCGTGAGCGCTGCGGCCGGCCGGATGGGCCGGACGATGCCGCAGGTCAATCTCCGTGACCTGTTGGCCGACGCCCGCAGCGAGGACGTCTGGGACGAGGTCAGCAACCGGTGCCTCACGTGCGGCAACTGCACGATGGTCTGTCCTACCTGCTTCTGTACCACCAGCGAGGACATCACCGACTTGACGGGCGAGCATGCCGAACGCTGGGAGCACTGGTCGTCCTGCTTCGAACTCGATTACAGCGAACTGCACGGGGGAACCGTCCGGACGTCAGGGCAGAGCCGATACCGGCAGTGGATGTCCCACAAGCTCGGTACCTGGTTCGATCAGTTCGGCAGTTCCGGTTGTGTGGGGTGTGGGCGGTGCATCGACTGGTGCCCGGTCGGCATCGATATCACCGAGGAGGCTGCACGGCTGGTCCAGACCCTTCCGCCGTACCGGCCGGACGATGCGCGGGAGCAACGATGA
- a CDS encoding cyclic nucleotide-binding domain-containing protein, producing MTAGGTVLPSLLAALDDEHRRRLTALTSPVRFGEGEVIFREGAPATRCWLLGSGSVVLTTHVPGRGAVALETLHGGDVLGWSWLGARPVWQFAAHAAAATEAAEIDITALERMAGAEPEFGYVVTRALSGLLIARLQSTRARLLDLYANRREM from the coding sequence ATGACCGCGGGCGGCACCGTGTTGCCGTCCCTGCTCGCTGCACTCGACGACGAGCACCGTCGCAGGCTGACCGCACTCACCTCCCCGGTGCGATTCGGTGAAGGAGAGGTCATCTTCCGGGAGGGCGCACCGGCGACTCGGTGCTGGCTGCTCGGGTCGGGCAGCGTCGTCCTGACCACGCACGTACCCGGCCGCGGTGCCGTGGCACTCGAAACCCTTCATGGTGGAGACGTTCTCGGCTGGTCCTGGCTGGGAGCCCGACCGGTCTGGCAGTTCGCCGCCCACGCGGCGGCGGCCACCGAAGCCGCCGAAATCGACATCACCGCCCTCGAACGGATGGCCGGAGCAGAGCCCGAATTCGGGTACGTCGTCACCCGTGCCCTCTCGGGATTGCTCATCGCCCGCCTCCAGTCCACCCGGGCGCGGCTGCTCGACCTCTATGCGAACCGCCGGGAGATGTGA
- a CDS encoding FAD/NAD(P)-binding protein: MSTTHMLPTGYRVHSRAQETADTVTVTLTPTTAVPKTPVLPGQFMMLYAHGVGEVAISVSDAPRGDLGVLVHTVRSVGAVSRALHDTPVGAVVGVRGPFGHGWNLYPGGRDLVVVAGGVGLAPLRPVIGSVLAERDRFRRVTVIVGARSPSNILFGAELAAWQAREDLDVELTIDQPVSGWTGAVGFVTESLHRINIDPARTTALLCGPEPMMRFSARVLLDRGVPATDIQVSLERNMQCGVGVCGHCQLGELLLCRDGPVVDFATAEPLLRVPEL; this comes from the coding sequence ATGTCGACCACCCACATGCTCCCTACCGGTTACCGTGTCCACTCCCGCGCCCAAGAAACGGCCGACACCGTGACGGTGACCCTGACACCCACCACAGCCGTCCCGAAAACCCCGGTTCTGCCCGGGCAATTCATGATGCTGTACGCCCACGGAGTCGGAGAGGTCGCGATCTCGGTGAGCGACGCGCCCCGCGGGGACCTCGGTGTGCTGGTGCACACCGTGCGCAGCGTCGGCGCCGTGAGCAGAGCCCTCCACGACACGCCGGTGGGCGCAGTGGTAGGAGTTCGTGGCCCCTTCGGGCACGGATGGAACCTGTACCCCGGCGGACGCGACCTCGTCGTGGTTGCCGGTGGTGTGGGCCTGGCCCCCCTGCGGCCCGTCATAGGGTCCGTGCTGGCCGAGCGCGACCGGTTCCGGAGGGTGACCGTCATCGTCGGTGCGCGCAGTCCGTCGAACATTCTCTTCGGCGCCGAGCTGGCCGCCTGGCAGGCCCGCGAAGACCTCGACGTGGAGTTGACCATCGATCAGCCGGTATCGGGATGGACGGGGGCCGTCGGATTCGTCACCGAATCGCTGCACCGCATCAACATCGATCCCGCCCGCACCACCGCGTTGTTGTGCGGGCCTGAACCGATGATGCGGTTCTCCGCCCGAGTCCTGCTCGACCGTGGTGTACCTGCCACCGACATCCAGGTCTCCCTCGAGCGGAACATGCAGTGCGGTGTCGGCGTCTGCGGTCATTGCCAGCTCGGCGAACTGCTGTTGTGCCGTGACGGGCCGGTGGTCGACTTCGCCACCGCCGAACCACTTCTACGGGTACCGGAGCTGTGA
- a CDS encoding oxidoreductase: MSAPPTTRPTLAVWKFASCDGCQLTLLDCEDELLALSGAVTISHFLELSDTIIGGPYDLSLVEGSITTAADRERIRAVREQSRFLVTIGACATAGGIQALRNFADIDDFLSVVYARPDYIDTLATSTAISAHVPVDFELRGCPIDRRQLLEVITAYLAGRRPNIPNTTVCTECKRRGLTCVMVADGTPCLGPVTHSGCGALCPAVSRGCYGCFGPTTDPNLTSLMGWLRTCGMNDDAISRVLATFNVAAFDTETQGSPP; the protein is encoded by the coding sequence ATGAGCGCACCACCGACCACCAGACCTACCCTCGCGGTGTGGAAGTTCGCGTCCTGCGACGGCTGCCAGCTCACCCTGCTCGACTGCGAAGACGAACTGCTGGCGCTGTCCGGGGCCGTGACCATCTCCCACTTCCTCGAACTGTCCGACACGATCATCGGCGGCCCCTACGACCTGTCGCTCGTCGAGGGATCGATCACCACCGCCGCCGACCGGGAGCGGATCCGGGCGGTGCGCGAGCAGTCCCGCTTCCTCGTCACGATCGGGGCCTGCGCCACGGCGGGCGGTATCCAGGCGTTGCGCAACTTCGCCGATATCGACGACTTCCTGTCGGTCGTGTACGCCCGCCCCGACTACATCGACACCCTGGCCACTTCGACCGCGATCTCCGCGCACGTCCCGGTCGACTTCGAGCTACGCGGGTGTCCGATCGACCGGCGGCAACTCCTCGAGGTGATCACCGCCTACCTGGCCGGGCGGCGACCGAACATCCCGAACACCACCGTGTGTACCGAATGCAAGCGGCGCGGACTGACGTGCGTCATGGTGGCCGACGGCACCCCCTGCCTCGGACCGGTCACCCACTCCGGTTGCGGAGCACTGTGTCCCGCGGTCTCGCGCGGATGCTACGGCTGTTTCGGCCCCACGACCGACCCGAACCTCACCTCGCTGATGGGGTGGCTGCGCACCTGCGGCATGAACGACGATGCCATCTCGCGCGTCCTCGCCACCTTCAACGTGGCAGCATTCGACACCGAAACGCAGGGATCACCCCCATGA